taccactgaaccacaggaacacttttaaaaggtcattatttaaacatttatttactcatcaaagccatttttaaaaaaaatcacattcactGAACTTAAAATTATGAAGGCCCCCCCTAAAGTGACCTTTTAAAATCTTCACTGTTCATTTCtaaaataacatacagtattcaagtctatacagtatgttgtcaaaatttagatttttttttctttaagaattcTTAATATCTGTCATGATATGGTAaagtacatgacaatgttaatgtgtatgtggtcttggcagaatagatctactacgctgctgctgctgctgctgtggcagagcaagtaccgctGCTGTAAGCATGTAAGGAATATTGCTTCTGCACATACAACATATATGAATAACCCCCATAGCATACATGatcaccccatagcagatctatacaggtggaggtGGGGAAGGTGGAGGACTTCTGAAGTGTGCTGCTACTGCTACACCAAACACAGCCaggtatttgaatgttgagcagcgagttCATAGGttaccgatacaggagagaaccaatcagctgtgccatgtgatgatgtcattatgtcataaCAAGTTAGAtctatcggactgcgccatctagagttccATGCCAGAACTTTGTATTTCCATCTTTccatcatgaaataaaaataaaaggtaatagcaactttttatctcacaatttaacTTTTCATCACATGCCAATGTgtattggctcatttagtttacactcaatgtggattggtctctctaagcgaggtCCCAATTCGTCGGTCTTTACCGACGTTGCgtagagagtgaccgactgaaagggaacttgcaagacacgcttacgccttgaagtagAACCTGTTCGtcaagtggtgttcttctcatcgacccccgaagatgcccgatcaGAGTCTGGCTGTCCTTTTTGCAGCAggggttggagcgaaggctgtctccctccacccttaaagtctatgttgcTGCGATTGCTGCTAACTACGACCCCATGGAAGAGAAGTCAGCAGGggagcatgacctggtcatctgGTTCCTTAGGGGAGCCAGAAGGTTACATTCTCACTGCCCCCCCCATACCCTCTTgagacctgtctctagtgctcaaAGCAGTACAGCaaggcccattcgagcctttgcagtCAGCTGAGCTGAAGTTTAtatcaatgaaaactctgctcctgcttgcaatggcctccatcaagagggaaGGGGACCTGCATTCTCTGTCAACGAATAGTGCCTAGAGCTTGGGCCGGCtaactcccaggtaatcctgaggccctggcccggctatgtgcccaaggttcccactactccctgcccccggaggaggcagacccagccctagctttgctttgtccctTCTGAGCCTTAAGATGgtatgtagaccggacacaaagcttcaagACCTCAGATCAcctctttgtctgttacagagcccggcagaaggggaatgctgcccccaagcagaggatggcccactggatagtggatgccatctccctggcttatcaggcacagggtgtgaaCTGCCCACTCAAGGTGCATGCAAACTCTACTAGAAATGTTGCATCCTCCAGGGCACTGGCtagtggcgcctcgctgacagatatttgtagaacaTGGCGGAGCGTCCGGTGCTAGTCCCTCACTtgatgaatctgtgagaaccaGTTGAGGGCTGGGTGACCTAGGtgaatcccatatgtgtaaagtccacatTATAGCCTTGGAGCccatgtttccccggcagactttcTGCCATTTTCCAAGAAATTTACAATCACCCCTAATCTTCCAAATGCACCTAAATGGTTGTTAatgtgtaagtgcttccgaaACCTCATTCGGGAAGTATGAGGCTTCCGCAGCGTTCCGGTTCCAAGTGGAATTGGTACGTTTTCTCAGTgatatccaatctcactgagtgggtagtgctacaaCAACAGGATGctcgcacaggacactggaaggggcagcatccatggcgtttttggtagggatcccaattcattGGACATTATCGACGTGACGTTGAAAGTGACCGACTCAAAGGGAAGGtcttggttacatatgtaaccctcgttccttGAAGGAGGGAATAGAGGGCCACGTCATGTCACCACAAATGCTGTGCAGCTCCAATGTGCATTTACTCATTTAGTTtgcactcaaagtggattggtctctcttaTTCGTTGGTCATTactgacgtgacgtctccattccctccttcagggaacaagggaaAGGGAAAAGGGAAAGACCTTCCCTTTGACTTAACATTTTTACTCAGATTTCtaagtttattttttcaaagttctGACTGTagatctcacaattttgagtcaaaattgtgtaattaaaaaaaatctaaattaacttctacttttttttattccattgcaAAAATAGCTTCAACCCCGCATATtatcacattaaaatatcaaGCATTACACTATTTTCCcaatgataaaaataaagcatGACGGAAAGTGTACAGCTCATTCCTACACACTGATGGATAAGGATTACTTacagtgaaattattttataagaTTTATTTGAGTTCTTTTTAGTGGCAGTTcctaaaagtgttttaaaaggcAGTAGGCTTGtttggaagaaaaataattaaaaatagtatattCAAGTGGAATACTAATGTTTGGGGACAGGTACAGTGACCAAAATGTGGGACAATctcttttgagttactttttaaatctgggcagggcttgtttgtttgtttttaatataaaaagttcttcttttacaaatgtagAATGAGAAGAAAGTTCAACGCTATTCAGCAAGAttgaaacacaaatgtgtcatttatgcttattagtatggttaaattggatcatcgaaggtctgtagcaaagacattggttaataaaatgggattaaatacataagtGATATTTGtctatttaacattaaattattgcAGGATTGTATAATATTCTGGCAACacgagagctgtcaatcaagacatgggaaacaaagtaactggtgttacttatttaaaaaagtaacttagatatttccttctaaattaaaaagtaatgcattacttttctaGTTACTtacaaaaagtaatctgattacataactcacgttacttgtaagGCATTACCCCAAAACTGCTGGTTATGTTCAGTTCATTATAGAATTGTATTCCAGAGCGCCGTGGGTTGTTCTTGCCAATTTCTTTGTCTGAAACTGAGCTTGTGAAATTCCTAGGAATGGCTGGCCTCCCTTGAATGACTACTTTACAGATTCCAGTTTTTGTTGACACTTGCCCATAGACACAGTTATACACAACGGATgacattaaaatgactttttattgtgttttggaaTTCTGTTCCACAGTGAAACAtatgaaacatttataaaatctgcattaaaaaatagAAGTTCTAAACAGCCTTAAGCTGCTTTACAATATTGACCCCTGAAAAAAGTTTATCTGTGAAAACTAGTAACACTTTCCCACCATGTAGCTATTGAGTCAGTTTCTGGGAAAGTTGGAAACCACTTCCCATCCCttcaaaaaaacttcaaaaaattaaatattttttttttttaccaatccAGAGCTGTGAATAGAAAAATCCcagcaccaattttttttttttttttagtatttagcaTTAAATTTGACTAAACAAAAGAAATGTGCTTTAGCTACAGTATTCTTAAATTAAagcattttgagagaaaaaaaataagacatttttatataacattcATTTCATACATATGATCATTATTACTTGGAACGTGGGTTTGGTCTTTTTATTTAACCACACTGCAAAGATAAACCATAAGCTTCTAAACACAGACTTACTAATCAGACTTCCAACTTGTTTACAAACAGTAACTAAGAAGAGGAATGAAAAGTACTGTAAAAAATGCAAACCCTAACAGTAATGGTTAATGAAACACACTGATCGTTTATATAAACAGCTACCCAAAATATACATTGCCACAATTGATTCATGAATTGTCTTTTACagcactgaaattaaaaaaaacaacaacaacaacaaaaaaacatctgtccTTCTATAGTCTTTTGTACTGTACTCAACTGACTTCTGGCTGTATATGTTCTCATATATCTGCACTTATCTAAAATAGCTTTCAGCTGATTTGCATAAACTAGGAATGGCCTCAGGGCAACTTGTGCATATTTTCCGCAAACAACAGACTTTACAGAGCACACACtgaatgcacacatacagtaacaTATAATCTATAGgcaaggggaaaaaatgaaataaagtataGTGCACTACACATACAGAGAAGTAAACCTCAAGGCTATTaaccaaaaacagttttcaagCATTATTTGCATATTCTATGTGACCTTACATGGTAACAACATGAAACTCTAATGATTTGCATGCATGAGCTCTGAAGACTTCTGAATAACTCTGAAGACAAGTACTGAATGAGTGTTGCATTATTGCTTGACACTTTGTGTTGTCACAACCTTTCTCTCCTGGACAACGACTTTTTGTGAGGATGGGTTTTGGTTAATCGGGACAGATGACCCACCTAATCCGATGCTTCCGAATGACCCTGCAGTGGACATCATCCCCTTTTGAACACCCACACCTGATCCCCCTTTGCTCTCCATATAAAAGACATTTTGAGATCCACCATGAGTGGAAACACCTTTTCGGAGGGACCCCTGAATCACATGACCCCCTTGTCCTTCCACAACCATCAGGCCCTGAGATCCAGCAACCCCTCTCTGAAGCGTCCCCTGAAGGGCTTGACCGCTCGTGGCTCCCCCATCCACCAGGAGCACTTGTGATCCAGACAGATTACCTCTTTGCAGCACCCCAGCCTGAGCAGGTGCCCCCCTGTCAACAAGCACCATTCTCTCGCCGCGGGTCAGGGTATTCGTTGCTATGTTGGCGCCTTGGACTACAACCCCCTCGGCTACCGGGCCGCTGTTCAGCACGTACATGTTCTGTCCCATGGCGGGCCTTTCAGTGAACATTACCGTGGTGGGCTGCGGCTCCACCATGTAGTACATTGGCTGCGGTTGCACCAGGAGTGTTGGAGCCGGTTGGACACTCGTAATCACTGTGGGCCGGTTGTCTGTGACCATGACGTTCTCCACACGAGTAGATGATGTTGTAGCCGTGTTGGAAGCTATATTCAATGTGTTTGAAGTTATAGCTCTGTTAGTGGTAATATTCCCAGGATTTATAACGTTGGTTGATGAAGACACCACCTCGGTACGGCCCACGATGGGTTTGGGAGGTGGGGGAAGAGGAGCAGGGACCTCAATCTTTTTACCTCCACATATTTCAGCGAGAGTAGTGAACTTGGGCCCGAGGTCATTGAGAAACTCTAGGTCATTGTTATCTTCGAGGATGCTGCAGCAGCCCACAGAGCCCACAGGAGAGCCCTGCCCTTCAAAATCATACACCTTAGGCCCATTCTTAGCAAATCCATCCTCCATTCCACGGCTTTTCTGTAACACACATAGagcaatacatatatataaatgtgatccacataaataatacaatacagcAATATAATGATAGTATAATAATGATAGAGTGATAGATTGAACAATGAAATGACAGATAGAATAATGAAATGATAGATagaaaaaatgatttaatgataaATAGAACAATATCTATtaaaattagatagatagatagatagatagataaaagaatgatgataaatgatatataaatataaagaaaaaaaaatgagagaataaTGAATAGAATTACAGACAGAATGATAAATTGAATGATaaaatgatagaacgatagattgAACAATAAATGATGGaacagtacattataaaacaaaacaataaaatgatagatagacagacagatagataaataaacataacacTAGAcactaaataaacataataaatgaacTTTATATACACTGTCCTGTAGGTATATACTAACCTGTGAGTAGTATTCGCCCAGGAACATATCAGACACGGCCATTCCATCAAAATCTCCAGCCACTCCTCTACTCCTAAGAGTCTCACTTCTTCTGATCGAGTCCATGTAGGACATTTCCATTTCATTGTAGCCACGAAACCCCATTGTGGAAGTGGATTCCATGAAGCCtgttcctcctgctcctcctgctgctcctcctcctccaaaAAAACTCATGCCACCCACGTCTTTTGATGCATAATCTAACCTTCCATTATCAATAAAATCGAGTGGAACATCCTATCAGAGACAAAAGGGTTTGATTCATTTAGCTTTGAGATAAAAAATAACATCTTAATCAGATTTTGCTCCTGGTAACATACATTGCAATTCAATCAGAAAGTCAAGCTCTTACCCTGTCCTCTCCCTGGCCCTCGGTATGGTAAGAGATGAGATGCTCTTTAGTGTCAAAGGGCATGTCTCTGAAAGCTCCCGCCATCCCCGCAGCTCCACACTGACACAGCAGCAACAGGAGTGGGATGACTGTAACAGAGGAGAAATACAGCAATTATTTTCACATCTTAATTATGAATCACaatatcttttttgtgttctCCAGAATAATGATAGTTGTTAGGCAATCAGGCAAAAGAAAATAAGGTGaagtttgaccattttttttatgtcaaaatacATTCTCTAAACTCAGTTCGTTGTACTATTAGTATGCCTTTCATgggtttatttcttattttacagaAGTGTAAAGACTGAACCTCCCAGGCACCATCAAAATATGAAGAGCAGTGAGAGTTTGGGGTGTGGCTACTGTCGTTGAGCAAGAGTAGGACTATATGTCTCATGGAATAAGGAATTTATATTTGGTTTCAGAAGTGCACAAAAGTAAACACTGGTGGTGCTTTCTTCTCGACAGGTAAACTAAACTCAAGCTTTTGACATACATTAGCTCTTTACGGTCAATCTTTACACCTGCTGATCAAAGGTTGTttgaaaatatgctttattaatatgctttatttttgtaattccacTGATTGACTCTAGTTCTGCAGAAACTGCATACTTCAGTTTTTATAAATAGAAACCAGGCAATTAACTAAATGTCTAGAAAATGTCATGGTTTACATGGTAGACTATAAGATACTAAATAAACTTACGCAATAATGAAAGGAGTCCCAGGAAGAGCAGGCCGATTCCAGCTGGTCCAAGCCTGGATCCCTTAAATGCTCCTGATATTCCACTTGGTCCTGCTCTGGCACAAGCTCCCTGGTTGGTGCAGGTGCACACATCCACCTGAATTTTCTGAGGTTCTGGACATGACAACCCCTGCTGGTCCTTGACATCCACCGTCAGCTCATATTCTCCTGGCCACAGCTTTTCATTTGTTCTGAAGATGGCTGTGGTATCTGATAGGAAGAAAAACAGAAGATCTCAACCCCAAAGTCAGTAGTGGCAGAACGCCAGCTCgtgtgtcagcagcaccacatgtGTGCGTTGTGGTAGTTTTGTGTATGCGCGacgaagactgacatggaagagaagaaatcgttgaataaagtggttatttttgttttctttttgcacaaaaagtattcttgtagcttcgtaaaattacggttgaaccactgatgtcagatggactattttaacaatgttcttactacctttctgggccatgAAAGTGGTAGTTGTGCTACTGTCTATTAGGGCTGGActagaatattcgattattcgtTCGGtaggttggcattcgattttcaattttgagattcgaatattactatttatattttttttcgaACACCTGACATCCCCCATgaaacagctaaagtctgtctgtctacactggacatgacaaagcgaccattaaaaatcatttgaaattagtGTCAGTACCATTACCATGTCAGTCAGTCagtacccccccaccccccccccagtGACACATAGAGGTACTGAGGCAGTATTTTTCTATAAATATTCATGGAAATATTTTACTTTAGATTTAACttcaatgcagtttttaaatattatataattgaaGTATTGTTGTGGGTCAAAAAATAACCTGGCAACATCTGGCATACCGTTTAAATGCTCAACTGTCCATTTCCCCATAGTTCCTTCTGGGACAACATTGAAGGTGAATGGAGCTCCATTGGGCGGTGCATCCTCATCCAATGCAGTGACTAAGATGGCATCCTTGTCAGTACAGAGTGTATTGACTTTGCTTGTCAAAGTTGGGCAGTGGTCATTAAAATCCTCTACTTGGATGGCAATGGTGCCTGTTGCCGTCTTTGAAGGCAAGTCTatgagtgaaaaagaaaaacgtatttaaaaaaaaaagtaaataaaaaaaaaaatattatatatatatatatatatatatatatatatatatatatatatatatatatatatatattgcattcaaTACATGAATATAAATGTGAGACAAATGTTagaatactgtaatatataataaaaacgaACGTAtcgaaaactaaactaaaagaaaGCTTTTGGTCTACTTTCAGGTttttaaaaagaactaaaaaaaaaatgtaaaagacagaacaatatatataaagagaATGCAATATAAACGAATGGattaaatcaaatcttttttttacatcataactTGCACATAGTTAAGCATCCAAATATTGACCAAGTTTTCAGTAACTATTGTTAATCAATGTGAAGATGGCGCCATCTTTAGGACAGGTTATGTACCTGCAATTTCCATTGTATTAATTACACTATGTGGCACACTGGAAGTATGATTGGTCTGTAAGTTAATTAAGTATAGTATTATGACAGGGAGCCATAACCTGGCAACAtctgaaaacagttaaaaaataaaacaacaaagacttcaataaagaaatgttttccCTTTTCTCTAGAACCACTGctattttagtatgatttatactattatatttttgttaatattttgaattagattttattttttatattttatgtttttaatttgattttaatgtcttagtgttcttgttatatttttgtcatttttatttatttgtcttatgtcttaaatagtttttagtttcagttattttagtacttaaactaaataaaaatgagaaatgttgccttggcaactagctgaaataaaataaatgtaagttatAGTTATATTGTTAGTAGCCAAATAGTTGCTGGTTCCCATTGACGTCCACTGTATGGAAAGAAAagactatggaagtcaatggttaccagCCACTCTTTGGTtaccaatgttcttcaaaatatcttcttttgtgttcaacagaacaaacttctacaagtttggaacaacttgagggtaagtaaatgatttaaaaaaaaggttttagttaATAACCCTGCAGAGAACTTGCCTTGAGTTATGCTGTAAATATGGGCATAGTAAGTGCCGTTAACTAGATACTTGGACTCGCGGTCAGGAGCCTTGTTCATTTTAATGGCTCCAGTTGTCTCATCGATGGTCAGCCAGTTATCTGGGTCAAATCCTTTAACATACCTGTAAGAAAAAGGAACATAGTTAGCTCAAGCTcatttctcattgtttttttatgctgtttCCTCTTAATTGTTGACAGAACTATTTCTATGTAAACGTACTTTACGTTGGTAGCTTCCTTTCCTGTGTCTGTATCAGTGGCGGGGTATCTTGCGATGACTTCATTGCTGTTAAAAGTCTTGCCTTCTGAGATGGGGATGGCTTTTGTTTGGGGCATGAACTTGGGTCCTTCAGGCTGGTTTTTCACCTTGACATTCACATTGTATATCTGACCCCCTGCTGTTGACCATGAACCGCCTGAACTGGCACCGCCTCCTCCTGTGCCACCACTGGTGCCCCCGAAGTTGATATTGCTTACTTGTCCTCCTCCACTCACTGAGGAGTGGAATGGAGCTACGTTTACTACACCAATGCCAAGCTTCAGGTCTTTGACATCCTCATAATCGACAGCCTGCAGGGCAAATAGACATGAGATAATTTTTTAAGCTAATGGCTGAGTATAATCTGCTTCAGAACAGTTACATGCTATAACTATCCCTGTCAAAAGTACCAGTACTTTTAAAGTAAGTTGATATATAACAAGGTAACAATACTAGCCTTTCTTCTGTATCAGTATAACCAAGTACCCATTAAATTTATCAGCCGAGTGATTTTGGCATCATAAAAAAACCTACTCGGATT
The sequence above is drawn from the Cyprinus carpio isolate SPL01 chromosome B20, ASM1834038v1, whole genome shotgun sequence genome and encodes:
- the dsg2.1 gene encoding desmoglein-2.1, with protein sequence MARRISPAVVFLFYFGLSHVFEVEARFQNSVALHRQKREWIIPPQILEENVDYTKREFIAKIRSDKEDIKLKNVRYSLKGVGADKEPFNLFVVNPENGYVRITGILDRESIAQYNLSGVATFTDGTIAENDIGLRIRVKDQNDNPPVFGLMDPGAVDELSPAETEVMKINCFDADEPGNPNSQIKYEIVEQQPAGERMFRVDSDGKVRVVNPNLDRETIDQYVLLVKASDLNGAPGGNVATGTVIIKINDVNDNVPTLEGPFEASIEENTEKVEVMRLKASDLDLQDTDNWVTKCFIASGNEAGYFSIHTDTKTNEAVLMLDKAVDYEDVKDLKLGIGVVNVAPFHSSVSGGGQVSNINFGGTSGGTGGGGASSGGSWSTAGGQIYNVNVKVKNQPEGPKFMPQTKAIPISEGKTFNSNEVIARYPATDTDTGKEATNVKYVKGFDPDNWLTIDETTGAIKMNKAPDRESKYLVNGTYYAHIYSITQDLPSKTATGTIAIQVEDFNDHCPTLTSKVNTLCTDKDAILVTALDEDAPPNGAPFTFNVVPEGTMGKWTVEHLNDTTAIFRTNEKLWPGEYELTVDVKDQQGLSCPEPQKIQVDVCTCTNQGACARAGPSGISGAFKGSRLGPAGIGLLFLGLLSLLLIPLLLLLCQCGAAGMAGAFRDMPFDTKEHLISYHTEGQGEDRDVPLDFIDNGRLDYASKDVGGMSFFGGGGAAGGAGGTGFMESTSTMGFRGYNEMEMSYMDSIRRSETLRSRGVAGDFDGMAVSDMFLGEYYSQKSRGMEDGFAKNGPKVYDFEGQGSPVGSVGCCSILEDNNDLEFLNDLGPKFTTLAEICGGKKIEVPAPLPPPPKPIVGRTEVVSSSTNVINPGNITTNRAITSNTLNIASNTATTSSTRVENVMVTDNRPTVITSVQPAPTLLVQPQPMYYMVEPQPTTVMFTERPAMGQNMYVLNSGPVAEGVVVQGANIATNTLTRGERMVLVDRGAPAQAGVLQRGNLSGSQVLLVDGGATSGQALQGTLQRGVAGSQGLMVVEGQGGHVIQGSLRKGVSTHGGSQNVFYMESKGGSGVGVQKGMMSTAGSFGSIGLGGSSVPINQNPSSQKVVVQERKVVTTQSVKQ